A portion of the Pseudomonas sp. GR 6-02 genome contains these proteins:
- a CDS encoding imelysin family protein: protein MFRPKLLFTSLAALALGACSPQDPQAVTSAAIAKQVILPSYSRWVEADRQLAVSALAFCQGKETLDTARADFLHAQKAWAELQPLLIGPLAEGNRSWQVQFWPDKKNLVGRQVEQLVTAQPQIDAAALAKSSVVVQGLSAYEYILFDSKIDMADSAQKAKYCPLLTAIGERQKQLAEEILSRWNTNDGMLAQMSKFPNQRYADSHEAIADLLRVQVTALDTLKKKLGTPMGRQSKGTPQPFQADAWRSQSSLKGMEASLSAAQTVWVGVDNKGLRGLLPNEQKPLADKIDAAYAASLKLLAGNQRSLTDMLTDDAGRQQLNDIYDSLNVVHRLHEGELAKALGIQLGFNANDGD, encoded by the coding sequence ATGTTCCGTCCCAAATTGTTGTTCACCAGCCTTGCCGCCCTCGCCCTGGGCGCCTGTTCGCCCCAGGATCCGCAAGCGGTCACCTCGGCGGCCATCGCCAAGCAAGTGATCCTGCCGAGCTACAGTCGTTGGGTTGAAGCCGACCGGCAATTGGCGGTCAGCGCCCTGGCGTTCTGCCAAGGCAAGGAAACCCTGGACACCGCTCGCGCCGACTTCCTGCACGCGCAAAAAGCCTGGGCCGAGTTGCAACCGCTGCTGATCGGGCCGCTGGCCGAAGGCAACCGTTCGTGGCAGGTGCAGTTCTGGCCGGACAAGAAAAACCTCGTCGGCCGTCAAGTCGAGCAACTGGTCACTGCGCAGCCGCAGATCGATGCTGCCGCCCTGGCCAAGTCCAGCGTCGTGGTGCAAGGCCTCTCGGCTTATGAATACATCCTGTTCGACAGCAAGATCGACATGGCCGACAGCGCTCAGAAAGCCAAATACTGCCCGCTGCTGACCGCCATTGGCGAGCGTCAGAAGCAACTGGCCGAAGAGATCCTGTCGCGCTGGAACACCAACGACGGCATGCTCGCGCAGATGAGCAAATTCCCCAACCAGCGCTACGCCGACTCACACGAAGCGATCGCCGATCTGCTGCGTGTGCAAGTGACTGCACTGGACACCCTGAAGAAAAAACTCGGCACGCCGATGGGCCGTCAGAGCAAGGGTACGCCACAGCCATTCCAGGCCGATGCCTGGCGCAGCCAATCGTCGCTCAAAGGCATGGAAGCAAGCCTGAGCGCTGCGCAAACCGTCTGGGTGGGTGTCGACAACAAAGGCCTGCGCGGTCTGCTGCCGAACGAGCAAAAACCGTTGGCCGACAAGATCGACGCGGCCTACGCAGCGTCCCTGAAACTGCTTGCCGGCAACCAGCGCTCGCTGACCGACATGCTCACCGACGATGCCGGTCGCCAGCAGCTGAACGACATCTATGACAGCCTCAACGTTGTCCACCGCTTGCACGAAGGCGAACTGGCCAAGGCGCTGGGCATCCAACTGGGCTTCAACGCCAACGACGGCGACTGA
- a CDS encoding imelysin family protein — protein sequence MIRMPLATASLLAIAISLAGCGEGKDKAAAQQAPTPAASTAAPATTAKVDEAAAKAVVAHYADMVFAVYSDAESTAKTLQTAVDAFLAKPDADTLKAARAAWVAARVPYLQSEVFRFGNTIIDDWEGQVNSWPLDEGLIDYVDKSYEHALGNPGATANIIANTQIQIGEDKVDVKDITPEKLASLNELGGSEANVATGYHAIEFLLWGQDLNGTGPGAGNRPASDYLEGKGATGGHNDRRRAYLKSVTQLLVNDLEEMVGNWKPNVADNYRATLEAEPAESGLRKMLFGMGSLSLGELAGERMKVSLEANSPEDEQDCFSDNTHNSHFYDAKGIRNVYLGEYTRVDGTKMTGASLSSLVAKADPAADAALKADLAATEAKIQIMVDHANKGEHYDQLIAAGNTAGNQIVRDAIASLVKQTGSIEAAAGKLGISDLNPDNADHEF from the coding sequence ATGATTCGTATGCCTCTGGCCACCGCCAGTCTGCTGGCCATCGCTATTTCCCTCGCCGGTTGCGGCGAAGGCAAAGACAAGGCTGCCGCTCAACAAGCGCCGACCCCGGCCGCCAGCACAGCTGCGCCTGCTACCACCGCTAAAGTCGATGAAGCCGCCGCCAAGGCTGTGGTCGCGCATTACGCCGACATGGTCTTTGCCGTTTACAGCGATGCCGAATCCACCGCGAAAACCCTGCAAACCGCCGTCGACGCGTTCCTCGCCAAGCCGGACGCCGACACCCTCAAAGCCGCCCGGGCTGCCTGGGTCGCGGCCCGCGTGCCTTACCTGCAAAGCGAAGTGTTCCGCTTCGGCAACACCATCATCGACGACTGGGAAGGCCAGGTGAACTCCTGGCCACTGGACGAAGGCCTGATCGACTACGTCGACAAATCCTACGAACACGCACTGGGTAACCCGGGCGCTACTGCCAACATCATCGCCAACACCCAGATTCAGATTGGCGAAGACAAGGTCGACGTGAAAGACATCACCCCGGAAAAACTCGCCAGCCTGAACGAGCTGGGCGGTTCCGAGGCCAACGTCGCCACCGGCTACCACGCCATCGAATTCCTGCTCTGGGGCCAGGACTTGAACGGCACCGGCCCTGGCGCCGGCAACCGCCCAGCCTCCGACTACCTGGAAGGCAAAGGCGCTACCGGCGGTCACAATGATCGTCGTCGCGCTTACCTGAAATCCGTGACCCAACTGCTGGTCAACGACCTGGAAGAAATGGTCGGTAACTGGAAGCCGAACGTGGCCGACAACTACCGCGCCACCCTGGAAGCGGAACCGGCTGAATCCGGTCTGCGCAAAATGCTGTTCGGCATGGGCAGCCTGTCCTTGGGCGAACTGGCGGGCGAGCGCATGAAGGTTTCCCTGGAAGCCAACTCCCCGGAAGACGAACAGGATTGCTTCAGCGACAACACCCACAACTCGCACTTCTACGATGCCAAAGGCATTCGTAACGTGTACCTGGGCGAATACACCCGTGTCGACGGCACCAAAATGACCGGCGCCAGCCTGTCGTCCCTGGTGGCCAAGGCCGACCCGGCTGCCGATGCCGCGCTGAAAGCCGACCTGGCTGCGACCGAAGCCAAGATCCAGATCATGGTCGACCACGCCAACAAGGGTGAGCACTACGACCAACTGATCGCTGCCGGCAACACCGCTGGCAATCAGATCGTGCGCGACGCCATTGCCTCTCTGGTCAAGCAGACCGGTTCGATCGAAGCTGCCGCCGGCAAACTGGGCATCAGCGACCTGAACCCGGACAACGCTGATCACGAGTTCTGA
- a CDS encoding di-heme oxidoreductase family protein → MPTLPLRLSALLLALGLSACDDAPRFTQAEPGEARSGGSATVRKTDKNAFSLPSANLAPSRRVDFSVGNSFFRSPWVIAPSTTTARDGLGPLFNTNACQNCHIKDGRGHPPTPDAPNAVSMLVRLSIPNAPAYAKVIEQLGVVPEPVYGGQFQDMAVPGVAPEGKVRVDYTPVPVRFKDGSEIELRKPILQMTQLGYGPMHPDTRFSARIAPPMIGLGLLEAIPDEAILANAEAQAREKNGIAGRPNRVWDDAQQKTVLGRFGWKAGQPNLNQQNVHAFSGDMGLTTSLKPIDDCTDAQTACKQAPNGNGPDGEPEVSDNILRLVLFYSRNLAVPARRDVGAPEVLAGKNLFFQAGCQSCHTPQYTTAANAAEPELANQVIRPYSDLLLHDMGDGLADNRTEFQASGRDWRTPPLWGIGLTQTVSGHTQFLHDGRARNLLEAVLWHGGEAKAAQQQVLSFNAEQRAALLAFLNSL, encoded by the coding sequence ATGCCCACGCTGCCTCTTCGCTTGTCTGCACTGTTGCTGGCCCTGGGCCTGAGTGCCTGCGATGACGCCCCGCGTTTTACCCAGGCCGAACCTGGTGAAGCCCGGTCCGGTGGCAGCGCAACAGTGCGCAAGACCGATAAGAACGCATTCTCCTTGCCCTCCGCCAATCTGGCGCCGTCACGACGCGTCGACTTCAGCGTCGGTAATAGCTTCTTTCGCAGCCCCTGGGTGATCGCGCCGTCGACCACCACCGCCCGCGATGGCCTCGGCCCGTTGTTCAATACCAACGCCTGCCAGAACTGCCACATCAAGGACGGGCGCGGTCATCCGCCAACGCCCGATGCGCCGAATGCGGTGTCGATGCTGGTACGCCTGTCGATTCCCAATGCCCCCGCCTACGCCAAGGTCATCGAACAACTGGGCGTGGTGCCGGAGCCGGTCTACGGCGGCCAGTTCCAGGACATGGCGGTGCCCGGCGTCGCCCCGGAAGGCAAGGTGCGTGTCGATTACACGCCGGTCCCGGTACGCTTCAAGGACGGCAGCGAAATCGAGTTGCGTAAACCAATCTTGCAGATGACCCAACTCGGCTACGGCCCGATGCACCCGGACACACGTTTCTCGGCGCGCATCGCACCGCCGATGATTGGCCTGGGCTTGCTTGAAGCGATTCCCGACGAGGCCATCCTGGCCAACGCCGAGGCTCAGGCCCGGGAGAAAAACGGCATCGCCGGACGACCGAACCGGGTCTGGGACGACGCGCAGCAGAAGACTGTTCTCGGACGATTTGGCTGGAAAGCCGGGCAACCGAACCTCAATCAGCAGAATGTTCATGCGTTCTCTGGTGATATGGGCCTCACGACCAGCCTGAAACCCATTGATGACTGCACCGACGCCCAAACTGCTTGCAAACAGGCGCCCAACGGCAATGGCCCCGATGGCGAGCCGGAAGTCAGCGACAACATTTTGCGTCTGGTGCTGTTCTACAGCCGTAACCTCGCCGTGCCGGCCCGTCGCGATGTTGGCGCACCTGAGGTGCTGGCCGGCAAGAATCTGTTTTTCCAGGCCGGATGCCAGTCCTGTCACACCCCTCAATACACCACCGCCGCCAACGCCGCGGAACCTGAATTGGCCAATCAAGTGATTCGCCCTTACAGCGATCTGCTGCTGCACGACATGGGCGACGGTCTGGCCGACAACCGCACCGAGTTCCAGGCCAGTGGCCGCGACTGGCGTACGCCGCCGTTGTGGGGCATCGGCCTGACGCAGACGGTCAGCGGACACACCCAGTTTTTGCACGACGGCCGCGCCCGCAACCTGCTCGAAGCCGTGCTCTGGCATGGCGGCGAGGCAAAAGCGGCGCAGCAACAGGTTTTGTCTTTCAACGCCGAGCAGCGCGCGGCGTTGCTGGCGTTTTTGAATTCCCTTTAA
- a CDS encoding DUF1513 domain-containing protein yields the protein MLRRQALTLGSLLLGAVTLGGWTLFKQKDKSPLLLSARDDGDGKHYAVGYRLDGTRVFATQVGQRCHDIINHPTLPIALFVARRPGTESYLIDLRDGTLLQTVVSQPNRHFYGHAVIHQSGDWLYATENDTSDPGRGLLGVYKFEGERLVHSGEISTHGVGPHQVSWMPDGETLVVANGGIRTEAESRVEMNLNAMEPSLVLMQRDGTLLSKETLAQQMNSVRHLGIASDGTIVAGQQFMGDAHESSELLAIKRPGQPFVAFPVPEHQLQAMGHYTASVAVHSELRLVALTAPRGNRFFIWDLDSGEVRLDAPLPDCAGVGAVADGFVVTSGQGRCRFYDCRQTNLVAKPLELPAGLWDNHLHLI from the coding sequence ATGCTGCGACGCCAGGCTCTGACGTTAGGGAGTTTGCTGCTGGGTGCGGTGACACTGGGCGGCTGGACGCTGTTCAAGCAAAAGGACAAAAGCCCGCTGCTGCTCTCGGCGCGGGACGACGGTGACGGCAAGCACTATGCCGTCGGTTATCGACTGGACGGCACCCGGGTGTTTGCCACCCAGGTCGGTCAGCGCTGCCATGACATCATCAACCACCCGACACTGCCGATTGCGCTATTCGTCGCTCGGCGTCCGGGCACCGAGAGCTACCTGATCGACCTGCGCGACGGCACGCTGCTGCAAACCGTGGTGTCGCAGCCGAACCGGCACTTCTACGGTCACGCGGTGATTCACCAGAGCGGTGACTGGTTGTACGCCACCGAAAACGACACCTCCGATCCGGGCCGTGGCCTGCTTGGTGTGTATAAGTTCGAAGGTGAGCGACTGGTGCACAGCGGCGAAATTTCCACCCACGGCGTCGGCCCGCATCAGGTGTCGTGGATGCCCGATGGCGAGACGCTGGTGGTGGCCAACGGCGGCATTCGCACCGAGGCCGAAAGCCGGGTCGAGATGAACCTCAATGCCATGGAGCCGAGCCTTGTGCTGATGCAACGCGACGGCACGCTGCTGAGCAAGGAAACACTGGCCCAGCAGATGAACAGCGTGCGGCACTTGGGTATCGCCAGTGACGGCACCATCGTCGCCGGTCAGCAGTTCATGGGCGATGCTCACGAGTCTTCGGAGCTGCTGGCAATCAAGCGTCCCGGTCAACCGTTCGTGGCCTTCCCGGTGCCTGAGCATCAGTTACAGGCCATGGGGCATTACACCGCCAGCGTTGCCGTACACAGCGAACTGCGCCTGGTCGCCCTGACCGCGCCGCGGGGCAACCGCTTTTTTATCTGGGACCTGGACAGCGGTGAAGTACGCCTGGATGCACCGCTTCCCGATTGCGCCGGGGTCGGGGCCGTGGCCGATGGTTTTGTCGTGACCTCCGGGCAAGGCCGTTGCCGGTTCTACGATTGCCGCCAGACAAACCTTGTTGCAAAACCTCTGGAATTGCCTGCGGGGCTCTGGGACAACCACCTTCACCTGATCTGA
- a CDS encoding efflux RND transporter periplasmic adaptor subunit, whose amino-acid sequence MLRRRMLIMLGVVLLIVLVLAGYKAFSIYTMMKGFSVPKPPISVAVATATERPWQSRLPTVGTLTALQGVDLSLEVDGTVKEVQFESGQKVKVGQPLLQLDSAVETALLATAQADLGLAQLDYGRGSQLVGSRAISKGEFDRLSAVLQKSRATVNQLKAALEKKRILAPFSGTIGIRRVDVGDYVASGTMIATLQDLSSLYVDFFVPEQDVPKITLGQSVQVIVSAYPTETFPGTVSAINPKVESSTRNVLVRATLANPDGKLLPGMFASLQVLLPDPQPHIVVPESAISYTLYGNSLYVVAQKKAEDGSLEKDDKGEPVLIVERRFVETGERRDGMVMITKGVQNGEKVVTAGQLKLDHGVHVAISDDKTLAEKNSQPRAD is encoded by the coding sequence ATGCTGCGTCGCCGCATGCTGATCATGTTGGGTGTTGTCCTGCTAATCGTGCTGGTCCTGGCCGGTTACAAAGCCTTCTCCATCTATACGATGATGAAGGGCTTCTCTGTGCCGAAACCACCGATCAGCGTCGCCGTGGCCACCGCCACCGAACGTCCGTGGCAAAGCCGTTTGCCAACGGTCGGCACCCTTACGGCGCTGCAAGGGGTCGATCTGAGCCTGGAGGTCGACGGCACCGTCAAGGAAGTTCAGTTCGAGTCAGGACAGAAGGTCAAGGTCGGTCAGCCGCTGCTGCAACTCGACAGCGCCGTGGAAACCGCCCTGCTGGCAACAGCCCAGGCCGACCTGGGACTGGCGCAACTGGATTACGGTCGCGGCAGCCAACTGGTGGGCAGCCGGGCTATTTCCAAAGGCGAGTTCGACCGACTCTCGGCGGTATTGCAAAAGAGCCGGGCCACGGTCAATCAGCTCAAGGCGGCGCTGGAGAAAAAACGAATCCTCGCACCGTTCAGCGGGACCATCGGTATTCGTCGGGTAGACGTCGGCGACTACGTGGCCAGCGGCACGATGATCGCCACCCTGCAAGACCTCAGCAGCCTCTACGTCGACTTCTTTGTACCCGAGCAGGACGTGCCGAAGATCACCCTCGGCCAATCGGTACAGGTCATCGTCTCGGCCTACCCGACGGAAACTTTCCCCGGCACCGTCAGCGCCATCAACCCGAAGGTAGAAAGCAGCACCCGCAACGTGCTGGTGCGCGCGACCCTGGCCAACCCCGATGGCAAACTCCTGCCGGGGATGTTTGCCAGCCTGCAGGTGTTGTTGCCCGACCCGCAGCCGCACATCGTGGTGCCGGAAAGCGCGATCAGCTACACCCTTTATGGCAACTCGCTGTATGTCGTCGCGCAGAAAAAGGCCGAAGACGGCAGCCTCGAAAAAGACGACAAGGGCGAACCGGTTCTGATCGTCGAACGACGTTTCGTCGAAACCGGCGAACGCCGCGACGGGATGGTCATGATCACCAAAGGCGTGCAGAACGGCGAAAAAGTGGTCACGGCTGGTCAGCTCAAACTGGACCACGGCGTGCACGTTGCCATCAGCGACGACAAGACCCTGGCTGAGAAGAACAGTCAGCCGCGCGCTGACTGA